TACATTATATTTTCCAAAGACGATATCAACATGGAGCTTTCATGATTACCTATTGCTTCTTTTTTCATCACAAAGTTGCAGCTAGTAAGAAAACTGGAAATATATGTATAGTTTTATAAACCAAAAGAGAAGATAGTTTGATATGAATGGGTTAATGACTGCATTATCCATTCTTCTGAAAGATGTACAGACTGATCTGATAATGGAGATAAGTGTCTGATATCTAGTAGTAGAGACAGATACATGTGGGCCTAGCCAAGCAATCAATACAAATGACAGGGGTGTATTTTAAGTTGACTTTTTAGAAGCCTCATTAGCGAAATACCTTTTTTTATTCTCCCAGTCTTCCAGTTCTATCCGTAAGGCATATGGAAGCGTGGATTGAGTGGTTATTAGATGAATCTTTTCATTTCCCAGCCAGTACTCTGTCTTGTCATCTGGTGACAAGTGTCCAAATCCTTCTTTGAACTGAACCCAGTTTTTATTGAAGTCCACACTTCCATCAAGCCTCTGGTAACAAATTGAGAAAGCAAACAAGCAAGTCAGCCAAAGCCTATGTGAATTAAATATTGTTAGATAATCAGAATTATTCATGACCTGAATTTACAGTTTACTTACTCTCTGCAACACTGTCCATCCATTGCCAAATGTGTCAATCTCACAATAGACTAGGAACTGCTGCTTAGCTTTTACAGGCTTGATGAAGTAAAGACCACTGTGTCTGGCACCTTTATTTGCAATGTCTTGACAATCTTCAATAAAAAAAAtaccattgtttttattttggctACAGTCTTATCTTGTTCTAAACATGGTGTCTTACCATTCTCTAGGACAGTGCAATATACACACCACATATAATAATTACTGTGGCAAAGTAATATCTGTAGGCTAGGTCTTCATCTCATTCACACAGAAGGAATTTCTATTGAAGTTTCCTAAGACTTGTATAAGGATGAGCAGAATTTTGCTATTAGTAAATCTCTAGCATAATTTGAAGGTAAAATACAACCATTTTATTGGTTTCTGCAGTCATAAAAAGGGCATTTTTAGATCTAATGTATCTCTGTATGGCAGAGTAGAAATATTATAATATACTCTCCTTTCTGTTCTTATAACTCCATAAAAGCTTTACCTGTTCTATGGACTACAACAAAGATGGGGTTTACTGAGATAGTCAAACCTTGGTTAATTATTCCAAAGTGGGAATGTAAGACCTGTCCCACAACTTCCTATATGCAGAACACCTGTCTAGTATTTTTGTTGAATGAAGCAATGGCCAGCAAAGAAACAGTCATAAAAATAGCAGTTACAtaatcttggctgtgtctagactggccagtttttccggaaaatcagccgcttttctggaaaaacttgccagctgtctacattggctgcttgaatttccgcaaaagcactgacttcctactgtaagaaatcagtgctttttgcggaaatagtatgctgctcccattcgggcaaaagtcccttttgtgcaaaacttttgcgcaaaagggccagtgtagacagctgagatctgttttctgcaaaaaagccccgatcgcgaaaatggcaatcggggcttttttgcggaaaaacgcgtctacattggcacggacgcttttccgcaaaaagtgcttttgtggaaaagtgtccatgccaatctagacgttctgttctgaaaatgcttttaactgaaaacttttccgttaaaagcatttgcggaaaatcatgccagtctagacgtagccaatatgtaaGAGCGTTCTTTATGCTGGTTGTGATGCTGCTGGGCCCCTGATTCTCATTAGTAGTTTTTGCAGAAACCAATGGTTCATGTAATTAAGAATAACTCCTGAAAGTAAATTTTGCATGATCACCCATTTAAATATTCAGCCATCACCACTAGTTTGTCCATAGATAGCACATAAGAATTAATCTAAACCACACAGTAAGCATTTCATGTACCTCTTCCAGTTGTTTCCAGTATTTGGACTGTGTCTCTGCATGGCTCCTGACATTGTGATGCAAGCTGATTAGTCTTCTGTTTAAGTTGTGTAATCTTGTTAGTGTTTAATATCAACATATCTGTCAGTTGCCTaagataaaaacataaaaatcacATGTTATATCAGTTTGTCTTAATGAGAACAGTACATATGAAATATGACTTCCATATCTAATCTACTAATCTGAAATGTGTTACTTTATGTAGTGAGACAGTCTGTATCATTTTGGGCTACAGTGTGGTATTTAGCCACAGCAGTACATTGGGAGGCATTGCAAAGCTGCCCTATCCCCATACAACCATTTGGACATTCTGCTTTCCGGAGCTAACCATGTGCACTGCAAGAACATAATTTGCAACAGTCAGTTCCTGGGTGGTGCACTGAAAGTAGAGCCAAGACTCTGCCTGCTCCTATTCTATCTCTCTCCCCTTTTTTTGCAAGGTGCTTTTGAGTAGGAGCAATTTCTGCACAGCAAATACTATTGTTCTGGGTAGCTCACAGGAAGGCTGTACAAAGACTCATTTTCACAATCTCATGCATGAGGCTCAGTCACATTCTAGCCCTTATAAATACCCGTTATACCTATTAGTGGTTCCATATATGTTTAGGTATAATATGTATTTATAAAGGGCTATATACACATTTTCTGGAGTTTTCACTTTCATGTAATATTGATTACATGTATCCAGAACTGAAATTGTATTTACCTGACCAGTCCAGATCTCATGCCTTCATTACCTCCCTGTGGTTTGAATGTCTTTTGCCTGGTTAGTCTTCCACTGTACTGAGCACTCTGGCCCTAATCCAACAAAGTACTAATATATAtgcctgattcaggaaagcactgaaGCGCATGCTTAACTTGGACGTATTTTACTTGGACTAGTATCTCTTTAACCAGGAAAGCTAATTTCTGCTGTCAGTACATGGACAaaactcaatttttttcttttgtgagaCTTGCAGGTCTGAGTTCTGCAGGTAAAGTTATAGTAAGGTAAAAGAAAGTATAATAGAAATCTGATTTTATGAGTGTTTGAAGGGTTTTTGACAAGTTCATAAAATTGGAGATCATAAAATCACAGGAACTTCAAATAACATGGCAAAAATAACAGAAGTCTGCATCCATAACTCTACATATTATGAAAATGAACTGTTGCatacttctgtttttaaaaaagcaaatatagcTGAGAGCAATTCATTCAAACATTATATAcaatatattaattaaaaacttggTATAAACCCaaatttaatatgaaaaataaaatgtcaccAGTGAGTAGTTGAACAAAAAGTGCTCTCAGACCAGGTGATGCAAAGGCATTTAAGATAAAATATAGTTACATTAATTCCAAATTTCTAAAATTCAGATTTACTGTATATTAACCAATTATGTCATGGAATATTTGCAAGGTCAGAGTCATCCCTGACATAATGTTATCACAGGAGTGACTTGGCATATAATGGCTAACTACCACAATTATAATTTATAAATTACATTTCATTATTCAAATTTAGATAAgacaaatatgttttcaaatgtatAGAACAGTGTAGATTTAAGATGAACACCTTTGAGTTTAATAGTTATTCTGGATTCACGCCAATGAAACTGAGAGAAGAATTTGGTTCATGATGTGTATTCAACAAaatcaataaaaaaatatttattgtcTATAAACAAATATTTGGTAAGATCCATGTTACAGTCTCATGTTACTAAGATTTCTGAAGTCTAAGAATAACGAATAGAAAAGTTTTGAACAATTACTTAAACAAAAATACCGATTAAGGGAAAAAGAACAGCCAAATTTTCTTACAGCCTGATCTTGTATTCCTTGTATTCCAGTGAGAGATGTAGAAATGCACAAGAAATACAGGATCAGATCCTAATTATGGTTTACTGTGTGGTTACAAATGAAAAGATACCGATATAGTCTTTATATGCAGAAATGAAGTGTTAGGAAAAAGCTTGAATTGCAgatggtaaaataaaaaaaggaatagaTATGCAGTTAGATAGTATCAAAAGTGGAAAATACCTACTGTATAATATTTTCATGCTCAACAATAGTGTTTTCATATCTGACAATTTCATCAATTATTTTCCTGGTTTTTAGAGTAAAACCATCAATCGTACCTGTGGAACAGGCACAAAATATTAATGCAATTATAAGTAAAAGTAAGAAAACTTAATGAATGCGTATTTGCTCAATTTTGTAATGGTCTTTATGTTCTCACTTGGTTGAGTCTTCTCTGGGGGACTGAGGATTCTGATTTGGCGGATCAACTGTTCTGTTACAACAGAGGAGTTAGTGATCTGCTGCAAGAGATTTTCAAGAACCTGCAGCTGCTTATCCACATCAGGTTGGTATTTATTCAAGAAGTCTGCAATGCCGCATGTAGTTGGGCAATAGCTACCCTAAAgaggaaacaaacaaataaaaatcagATCAGATTCTACAGTGAGACAAAAGAGATGGTCTCTTAAGGCAGGACAATATTAAGGGCTGGCCAGTATTCCATAAGGATTTATGTAGGTAACTGTGGACTGGTAGGACTGACTGGGTAGTCGATACTTTGCCAGGAGAATCAGAAGCTGTAGAGACAGTCCTGATAATATATATGattaattattagtattattattattattaataataataataataataatacacatAAACATATATTATAATAGGAGTGATTTCAAATAATAGATGGTATTATTAATGAAATTTAGAGTATATTTCAGGATAATGAATGCTGTTATTAAGAGTGAATCATAAAGCCTAATATTTAAtaacaataaataaatgaaaataataatgcatattaaagcaaaattaaaatgaatgttAATTAAAATTAGAACAGTATTGTATTTGGTTCCTtaatttacaagaaaaaaaatcacacgtcTACTTACAAATCGTTCGTCTAAGATGCAGCAATTATCTCTAGTAGCAATATactgaaagggggaaaaaacaaaattattttttagttatttttctcCTTATAGTATTTTTGAGGCATTGTAATTTTTTACTGGTCAGTTTGTACAGTTTCACTTACTGCCATGCAAGTTGAAAAGAGTAAGAACAGGAGATGCGCAGTCGCCCAGCTGTGTAACTTCGGCACCATTGTGTCTATACTAAAGTGTGCTCCCAGCTAGAGCGTTTGCAGAGGCAGTGACTGAGAGATTCAGCTCTAGGGGCTGCTGGAatctgccctggctcctctgcaCTTCACAGCAGGAGTTTAAGGGAGCTGACTGACCCTGGGGGCGGGCAATGTGTAGGGGAGGGACAGTGGTGGAAGAACAACTTCTCATTACATTTGTCATGGATTCCCAGAATTTGCACTGCAGCTTCTGTTCCTCCCATTTTTAGCACCAGCTTCCCACTCACCCGCACTATGTCCTTTGCAGTGTTAGAATCTCTTTTGAAAAGGTAAAGAGAGGCATGGAGCGATCTCTTCCAGGAACACTAgagtaaataaaaaaatgtaattcTGAACAATGTTGGAATGGGGCTTGAAATGAGCCCTAGTTGTTTAGTTCAAGGAGAAGTGCCAGTTTCTCTCTAGACTGCTGTTTATCAGAGACAATGAAAGATAGGTTCTCCCTGTCCCTCCTCAGTTCAAGCAGTTACGTTCTTACAATCCCCAGATTCCATTCTGGGGAACTGTGTGCATCAGTTTCAGGATCAGAGTGTTTTCCTTTCTAGTTAGCACTGGTTCAGAACCATGCTTTGAAAAGCATATTGCTTTTGTAAGCAAGATCGTAAGCTCTTACAGACAGTGACTCTCTTCTATATAATGTTTAGACTATGCCTTGCCTAAAGTGGCTAGAGAAAGGACAGGCTAGGCTGGCGAAGCACTTAGATTTTCCCATTCTCAGCATTGCAGTGCCTACCTTTGGGTGGCTTGCCATCCCCCAACCTGGGGAATTCAGATTAGGTATCCAAGCTATCTATACAAGGCATGAGGAAAGACTGGTGCTTAAAGAAGGACTCCTCAAATCTAGCAGTTTAGCTGGCTTTTACATAAGCTAACCAGTGGCCAATGTTAGCCAAAGTTGGTTAGGTGCTTCACTAAGGCCAGAGGGAATTGCTTACCCTGGTTTGGGAATTGCTTACACAGACTTCTCTATGGCCAATAGTCAGGTGGCTTGGGCACTTGTCTAGGATTCATACAAGCAAGGACATGAGCTTGGTCTCCTACATCCCAAGTGAGTACCCTCAGCTGTTTTTTGGGTGAGGCCTATTTAAGATGGACAGGGGAATGCCTAATTGAAGACTCCTACCAGAGCTTAGGTGTGAGCTAAAGCATGGAGCAGCTCAGGGACATCAAGATTTAGATGGTTTTGCATATGCCCACCAGCAGAAACATAATCTTTACTTGTGGAAATTAGACATCTATAGAGTTTAGGCACTTCCAGGATTACATGGTATCTGAGGAGGGATTTTAAAGCCCTGGATGTTGCCTAAATGTTAGACGTAGGCACCTAACATCCTTTGTTGATCTGCCCCTTCCTGCATAACTGGTGACAAGTCATTTCATCACTCTGTGCCTTgggttcccatctgtaaaatagggataataataTTGCTTCTCTCGTGCTCTTTGCATATCTCTTCTATGTTTCTGTCTCTCACTGTTTTTAAACATTGTTAAGCATTCTCCACCCTTGTCTTGGTTGTTGTCTCAAAGGTCAATTAGTTGATGAGAGGCAACGTGACCCATTCCACTGGGACTTACGAGTCCTTGGTTTTATAtctagctctgctcctggcctacAGTATGACCTTGGGTAACTCACATCTCTCTACACCTCAGTAAAATATGGATAATGACACTTTCTTTGAGACATAATCTGAGTTCTATGGACAAATTATGCTTGCTATCACTGTTAATAAGCATCAAAATATGAGTATTTGTAGCCTTTATATTTATATTCTAGATTGTGTCATTGTGTGTCATGTTGTTTGTATCCTGATGAAGTTTTATGATGTAACTTATCTGGGCCTGGCACAGCCCGGACCCTATCATATACAAAAATTGACAGAGAACCAGATGTGATGTAATCCATGACACCATCAGTCAAGCTGAGAGGGACATAAAAAAGGTGGTATAAAAATTGTGTTACAGATTGGGGAAGCATCATTCTAGAGGATGCACTGAAactcaattagggtatgtctacagtacaacattaattcgagttatcttaattcgaaatagttaattcgaattaagctaatgtgaagtaacgcatctacacacaaaacctatttcgaaatagcattttgctatttcaaaatagcacgtccacactgagtggaccctgaaccaaagttaaggctggccggaaccagtgccggcagggcatcaggttaggactcagtgtgtggggctgctgcctgaggctaagtgAGCTccacgcttaaagggaccctacccccaccccagacagacagttctcagggttccctgcttgcttttctaccttgatgagggacagtaaagcagtcctgtcttggagtgccctgagtgcctgcactcggaacaccacagcactcagccacatggagccagagctgcccctgggtgctCTGGTGCATCTTGTGAACGCactgccatcagcctggctgcacttgctgcaggctgccatccagaaggTCCATtaggaggctgtcagtatccagggggtCTTGTGGGAGAGCTTCTGCcccgaggagcactaacagtctccctggtctgccccactggggacttgtgccccattcctccctcatgtccttccacttatccctccctagcccccccccccttcctgatgttgaataaaatacactttttttcaaaaatagaaactctgtttatttaacaaaacggggggtggggcgggatgaacctctgggaagactggggaaaggaggtggcagacgggaggagagagggcgggagaggggaggagggaaaactgagaggagggagctggaagggggaagcaagggaaggaagggggaggggaagctcagcgctTAGGGGTGAGGGTCTTGtcaggccacatgtctcccagtacggcaggtgcgggggcctcggtgtccccgggaggatggggaggagggtgtggaggttgagatGGGGGGtttggagattgaggaggagggtgaggaggttgaggagggagaggcaggagggggagaagaagtgggacAAGGAATggtagctggggggggcagcaggtgctagAGTGGcacgaggcagcatgctctgcatcACGGTCTGCAGATGGGTACAGATgtcacgaccctgggcaagcagctctcTCCGGAACTCCTGttcttcctgtgcctgctgctccatgatgcggATTAGGgcttgcagggctcccagctgctgtgctcGGTACCCCTGCCGTGTTGCAGTTGTCCTGTGGAGCCCTCGGGTGTGgaagcatgtcccaggcggggtggtgcgccctgcatgtgtggctggtgtggctgtggagaaagaagagaagtggtcagttctccctggggacacggtgggggaagcccagcccccctgtgTGATGTGaggatgactgtgccctgcaccttCAGAGCCGcagtgcttgcacagaggccatggtcggaatgttTGGCTATCCCTGGGGTGGGAGCTTCCCCGAGaacgcacccatgcccctgtgctgtgtatagtgtgggtgaggtggggagATGTTAGAGGGGACTTgcgaagggagggcgtcctgctgtgtcccgccctggggtcaggagcatttcaggtctcttcacacacgcgtggCCCTTGTGTGGCAGGCaactggagccacctgcccaggttGCTGTGTGGTtcatggtaagcaaggcccacgtgcgcggtccatggtctccctccctgctctcccacccccgccGGGTAGAGGACAGTGacagcacttacatggtgtggcctccccagacgaCCTTGCTGACTCTGTAGGTGGGACTGCTCGGGGGTCCAGGCGGTGTGGCGGCTCCTGCTctatgccctggtcagggccctctggtcctggCTCACTGCCCCCTGGGGTGGCACGGACCGTCCCGCCCTCCAGGATATGTTCCAgtgcctcaaagaaggggcagatgtctgcccctgctgaggagctgccccaagtggccctggcgtactcctgccgcagctctttaattttcaagcgcacctgctcctgggtgcgcctgtggcctttctggtccatggtggcagctatgtggcagtagacagccgcgttcctccatctagtgtggagattatgGACATTGGGGACCTGtgcccaaatctcaatgaggtccatgatctccttaCTTGTCCAGGAGGGAATGCAGTGTCTAcgacccctggctggctcctgggtgctgggggactgagcAGGGGTCGGTTGGCTGGCACTGGCTACCCAGCTCATTGTGGTGCTactgggtcggggcagagactgctggctggcctggatctggcacatgCAGTCtagccagagtctatccctttaagggctccagggcttggggagaggagaggagttttcctggttgtgcccaaagtggccaccagggctccctgggaagggctggagaccccctatttcaaattaagtgtctacacagcacttaattcgaaatagctatttcaaatttggcgttactcctcgtagaatgaggtttaccaaattcaaattaagcactccgctatttcgaattaatttcaaaatagcagtttgcatgtgtagatgctattaaagttaattcgaaataatggctgttatttcgaattaactttgcagtgtagacatagccttagagttggCTGTCTCCCTCCTTTGAAAATGCCAGTCAAGAGATTGGCAGCTCTCCCACCCAATGATTAACATTAGCGATCTCCATTCATAATAGACTCTGCTGGCTTTAATAAATTATGAAGGATTTGGCTCCATCTCATAGTAAATTTGCtttgttctctagacatttaaacTTTTGTATACAAGCCAAGCAACACTTGTATATTCACCTCATTGGTACGGTTCACACAGAAATGGTCAAGCAAACAACAGCTATCGTATGGGAATGTGAACCTTTGCCTACAGACTGCTCCATTGTCTGGCAGTGACCTCCTGACACTGCTGCTCCAACATACTACTCCCTATGGCTTCATTGGGTGTACATCACCCTCTGGAATGAGACTGACACAGGGTCCAGAGGCATCTAGAAAGCACTGATTCAGTGTTTGCAGACAGCATGGATTTCAATGTTTCCCTTAGACTATGAACATAGTGGTTCAATGCCTAGGCAGAGTAAATTGAAAACACCTATGAAAAAGAATTGACTAACCTGAGTCAAAACTGCACACTCACAAACAGACTtgatggcaggagagaggtccTGACCCATATCTGTTCTTGTACTAGCTCTATTTGTGTGAGGCATGAGCCATATAACAAACTATTGATATATTCTGTATTTTGTAAGGACTAGAAAAAGTGGCCTTCTCTCCTCCCAAGAATGGATTTTATCCATGGTTGAGGCTTCCCAGTGGAGTTTTCAGTGACATGCACAGGGGAagtgtttttttatttattctatGCAGGAGTTTCAGAAAAAATGGTGAGTCTATATTGGTAGATGATAACTACTATTCCCTTGTGTGGGTAAAGGTATGATTTCAAAACATAGATCTCGAAAATGGTTTTGAGGGTAATACAATAATTCTTAATGAAGTTCTTAATCCTCTGCTACCCTTATTAAGGTTCCAGTGCTAATAGTTTGACTGTCATATATAATTGGCAAATATCGTAAGAATTAGCACAGGATATTTGGGAGCCAAATTTGCAGTGAGTTCCTTGTATTATGCAACACTGATATTAGGACAACGGAGTTAAAGTCTATGAAGAGATGAATTTGTCCATCTGTATAGTAATTGTCAgataacatttcattttttaaatgttgctaTTTTTCATTCCCTGCCAGTACCTAGTTTACTTCTGAACAAGAACTGTAGATTTGTACATTGCATGAAATATATATCTTTCCTGTGCTTTGCAACTGTGTATGCGTCATGATTTGGCCCAATGGAAGTTAAATATATATGGTTGAAGATCTGGGTCTGACTTTATTGTATCTCCACTTCCAACATTCTCCTCCTGAGCTTTCACTTTACATAAACCTGGAAATTATTGATTCCTGGTTTTCTGCTGGGCTCCAAACCTGAAAACAAGACCATAAAGTATGTAT
Above is a window of Pelodiscus sinensis isolate JC-2024 chromosome 5, ASM4963464v1, whole genome shotgun sequence DNA encoding:
- the FGG gene encoding fibrinogen gamma chain isoform X2, whose amino-acid sequence is MVPKLHSWATAHLLFLLFSTCMAYIATRDNCCILDERFGSYCPTTCGIADFLNKYQPDVDKQLQVLENLLQQITNSSVVTEQLIRQIRILSPPEKTQPSTIDGFTLKTRKIIDEIVRYENTIVEHENIIQQLTDMLILNTNKITQLKQKTNQLASQCQEPCRDTVQILETTGRDCQDIANKGARHSGLYFIKPVKAKQQFLVYCEIDTFGNGWTVLQRRLDGSVDFNKNWVQFKEGFGHLSPDDKTEYWLGNEKIHLITTQSTLPYALRIELEDWENKKSTADYAMFKVGAEADKYRLTYAYFVTGGEAGDAFDGFDFGDDPSDKFFTSHNGMQFSTYDSDNDKFEGNCAEQDGAGWWMNRCHAANLNGKYYPGGTYSAREVGPGRYDNGIIWSTWRSRWYSMKKTTMKVIPFNRLSIGEGQQHQFGGSKQVGDI
- the FGG gene encoding fibrinogen gamma chain isoform X1, with translation MVPKLHSWATAHLLFLLFSTCMAYIATRDNCCILDERFGSYCPTTCGIADFLNKYQPDVDKQLQVLENLLQQITNSSVVTEQLIRQIRILSPPEKTQPSTIDGFTLKTRKIIDEIVRYENTIVEHENIIQQLTDMLILNTNKITQLKQKTNQLASQCQEPCRDTVQILETTGRDCQDIANKGARHSGLYFIKPVKAKQQFLVYCEIDTFGNGWTVLQRRLDGSVDFNKNWVQFKEGFGHLSPDDKTEYWLGNEKIHLITTQSTLPYALRIELEDWENKKSTADYAMFKVGAEADKYRLTYAYFVTGGEAGDAFDGFDFGDDPSDKFFTSHNGMQFSTYDSDNDKFEGNCAEQDGAGWWMNRCHAANLNGKYYPGGTYSAREVGPGRYDNGIIWSTWRSRWYSMKKTTMKVIPFNRLSIGEGQQHQFGGSKQVGSDGRGDI